One Paroedura picta isolate Pp20150507F chromosome 3, Ppicta_v3.0, whole genome shotgun sequence genomic window carries:
- the PDZD4 gene encoding PDZ domain-containing protein 4 isoform X1 has translation MGCNMCVVEKPEEQYRVMLQVNGRELSRLSQEQTLEALRCSKEPLVIQVLRRSPRSRSGGGEGAAPQGDPATLVDSGTQTDITFEHLLGLGRMRPPSPPAVTLEPYGLPDLPPITHEYYDPVEFMEGAAPEAERAEELEYEEVELYKSSHRDKLGLMVCYRTDDEDDVGIYVGEVNPNSIAAKDGRIREGDRIVQINGMEVQNREEAVALLTQEEQTNISLLLARPETELSKRWKDSDREDFLDDFGSDPEAGMRSRRLLSPPDQQNDPLPEKPAGDPATPLTNSQELDSGVGRTDESTRNEESSEHDLLGDEAPSAANTPGSLRKFGPSLQPRDFHYSMDSLLAGEPPSAVGTDLMPGLTDEEYERYRELLELKCHLENGNEPGLVSAALDVNRNEVALLEEELRHLEFKCRNILRAQKMQQLRERCMKAWLLEEEGLYALEGEPKKHELSDITELPERSDKDSTSAYNTGESCRSTPLLESPLRRLAEPPNLNRTAPPSPPQPKFRREERVRRSPKAGGEGSPYLSRRQREEPSPPPPISPMSLASICKDSLGGGKGEPRMEWKVKVRSDGTRYVAKRPVRDRLLKARAMKIREERSGMTTDDDAVSEMKMGRYWSKEERKQHLIRAREQRKRREFMMQSRLECLREREGGDARGVSGEVNILALSHRKTMKKRSRRILDNWITIQEMLAHGTRSADGRRVYNPLLSVTTV, from the exons GTGAACGGCCGGGAGCTGTCCCGTCTCTCGCAGGAGCAGACCCTGGAAGCTCTGCGGTGCTCCAAGGAGCCTTTGGTCATCCAGGTGCTCCGCCGTAGCCCCCGTAGCCGCAGCGGGGGTGGCGAGGGGGCCGCCCCCCAAGGGGACCCAGCAACGCTGGTGGACAGCGGGACGCAGACAGACATCACCTTCGAGCACCTCCTTGGGCTGGGAAGGATGCGGCCGCCGAGCCCCCCGGCTGTGACGCTGGAACCCTACGGGCTGCCGGATCT CCCCCCAATTACCCATGAATATTATGATCCTGTGGAATTCATGGAAGGAGCTGCTCCGGAGGCTGAGCGGGCAGAGGAACTGGAATACGAG GAGGTGGAATTGTACAAATCCAGCCACCGGGATAAGCTGGGCCTGATGGTTTGTTACCGAACCGATGACGAGGACGATGTAGGCATCTACGTCggagag GTAAACCCCAACAGTATTGCAGCCAAGGACGGTCGAATCCGGGAAGGCGATCGTATCGTCCAG ATTAATGGGATGGAGGTACAGAATCGGGAGGAGGCGGTGGCCCTTCTCACCCAGGAGGAGCAGACGAACATCTCCCTGCTGCTGGCGAGGCCCGAGACGGAG TTGTCCAAGCGTTGGAAGGACAGCGACCGGGAGGATTTCCTAGATGACTTCGGCTCTGACCCCGAAGCCGGAATGAGGTCCCGTCGGCTCCTTTCTCCACCAGACCAGCAG AACGACCCTCTCCCAGAAAAGCCGGCCGGGGACCCCGCCACCCCCCTGACCAACAGCCAGGAGCTGGACAGCGGCGTCGGGCGCACGGACGAAAGCACCCGCAACGAAGAGAGCTCGGAGCACGACCTCCTGGGAGACGAAGCCCCCAGCGCCGCCAACACCCCCGGCAGCCTGCGCAAATTCGGGCCCAGCCTGCAGCCCCGCGACTTCCACTACAGCATGGACTCGCTGCTGGCGGGAGAGCCCCCGAGCGCCGTGGGCACGGACCTGATGCCGGGCTTGACGGACGAGGAGTACGAGCGCTACCGCGAGCTGCTGGAGCTGAAGTGCCACCTGGAGAACGGCAACGAGCCCGGCTTGGTGAGCGCGGCGCTGGACGTCAACCGCAACGAGGTGGCGCtcctggaggaggagctgcggcacCTGGAGTTCAAGTGCCGGAACATCCTGCGGGCGCAGAAGATGCAGCAGCTGCGGGAGCGCTGCATGAAGgcctggctgctggaggaggaaggCCTGTACGCCTTGGAAGGGGAGCCGAAGAAGCACGAGCTGTCGGACATCACGGAGCTGCCGGAGCGCTCGGACAAAGACAGCACCAGTGCCTACAACACCGGCGAGAGCTGCCGCAGCACCCCCTTGCTGGAGAGCCCCTTGCGCCGCCTGGCCGAGCCGCCCAACCTTAACCGGACTGCCCCGCCGTCCCCGCCGCAGCCCAAGTTCCGGCGGGAGGAGCGGGTGCGGCGCAGCCCCAAAgcggggggcgaggggagcccctACCTGAGCCGGCGGCAGCGGGAAGAGCCGTCCCCGCCTCCCCCCATCAGCCCCATGAGCTTAGCCAGCATCTGCAAAGACTCTCTcggggggggcaagggggagccccgcatggagtggaaggtcaaGGTCCGCAGCGACGGCACCCGCTACGTGGCCAAGCGGCCCGTGCGGGACCGCCTGCTGAAGGCCCGGGCCATGAAGATCCGCGAGGAGCGCAGCGGGATGACGACCGACGACGACGCCGTCAGCGAGATGAAGATGGGCCGCTACTGGAGCAAGGAGGAGCGCAAGCAGCACCTGATCCGGGCCCGCGAGCAGCGGAAGCGCCGGGAGTTCATGATGCAGAGCCGCCTGGAGTGCCTGCGGGAGCGGGAGGGCGGGGACGCCCGGGGCGTCTCCGGGGAGGTCAACATCTTGGCCCTGAGCCACCGCAAGACCATGAAGAAGCGGAGCCGGCGGATCCTGGACAACTGGATCACCATCCAGGAGATGCTGGCCCACGGCACCCGCTCCGCGGACGGCCGCCGGGTTTACAACCCGCTCCTGTCGGTCACCACCGTTTGA
- the PDZD4 gene encoding PDZ domain-containing protein 4 isoform X2 has protein sequence MGDYRRQKMVNGRELSRLSQEQTLEALRCSKEPLVIQVLRRSPRSRSGGGEGAAPQGDPATLVDSGTQTDITFEHLLGLGRMRPPSPPAVTLEPYGLPDLPPITHEYYDPVEFMEGAAPEAERAEELEYEEVELYKSSHRDKLGLMVCYRTDDEDDVGIYVGEVNPNSIAAKDGRIREGDRIVQINGMEVQNREEAVALLTQEEQTNISLLLARPETELSKRWKDSDREDFLDDFGSDPEAGMRSRRLLSPPDQQNDPLPEKPAGDPATPLTNSQELDSGVGRTDESTRNEESSEHDLLGDEAPSAANTPGSLRKFGPSLQPRDFHYSMDSLLAGEPPSAVGTDLMPGLTDEEYERYRELLELKCHLENGNEPGLVSAALDVNRNEVALLEEELRHLEFKCRNILRAQKMQQLRERCMKAWLLEEEGLYALEGEPKKHELSDITELPERSDKDSTSAYNTGESCRSTPLLESPLRRLAEPPNLNRTAPPSPPQPKFRREERVRRSPKAGGEGSPYLSRRQREEPSPPPPISPMSLASICKDSLGGGKGEPRMEWKVKVRSDGTRYVAKRPVRDRLLKARAMKIREERSGMTTDDDAVSEMKMGRYWSKEERKQHLIRAREQRKRREFMMQSRLECLREREGGDARGVSGEVNILALSHRKTMKKRSRRILDNWITIQEMLAHGTRSADGRRVYNPLLSVTTV, from the exons ATGGGAGACTACAGAAGGCAAAAGATG GTGAACGGCCGGGAGCTGTCCCGTCTCTCGCAGGAGCAGACCCTGGAAGCTCTGCGGTGCTCCAAGGAGCCTTTGGTCATCCAGGTGCTCCGCCGTAGCCCCCGTAGCCGCAGCGGGGGTGGCGAGGGGGCCGCCCCCCAAGGGGACCCAGCAACGCTGGTGGACAGCGGGACGCAGACAGACATCACCTTCGAGCACCTCCTTGGGCTGGGAAGGATGCGGCCGCCGAGCCCCCCGGCTGTGACGCTGGAACCCTACGGGCTGCCGGATCT CCCCCCAATTACCCATGAATATTATGATCCTGTGGAATTCATGGAAGGAGCTGCTCCGGAGGCTGAGCGGGCAGAGGAACTGGAATACGAG GAGGTGGAATTGTACAAATCCAGCCACCGGGATAAGCTGGGCCTGATGGTTTGTTACCGAACCGATGACGAGGACGATGTAGGCATCTACGTCggagag GTAAACCCCAACAGTATTGCAGCCAAGGACGGTCGAATCCGGGAAGGCGATCGTATCGTCCAG ATTAATGGGATGGAGGTACAGAATCGGGAGGAGGCGGTGGCCCTTCTCACCCAGGAGGAGCAGACGAACATCTCCCTGCTGCTGGCGAGGCCCGAGACGGAG TTGTCCAAGCGTTGGAAGGACAGCGACCGGGAGGATTTCCTAGATGACTTCGGCTCTGACCCCGAAGCCGGAATGAGGTCCCGTCGGCTCCTTTCTCCACCAGACCAGCAG AACGACCCTCTCCCAGAAAAGCCGGCCGGGGACCCCGCCACCCCCCTGACCAACAGCCAGGAGCTGGACAGCGGCGTCGGGCGCACGGACGAAAGCACCCGCAACGAAGAGAGCTCGGAGCACGACCTCCTGGGAGACGAAGCCCCCAGCGCCGCCAACACCCCCGGCAGCCTGCGCAAATTCGGGCCCAGCCTGCAGCCCCGCGACTTCCACTACAGCATGGACTCGCTGCTGGCGGGAGAGCCCCCGAGCGCCGTGGGCACGGACCTGATGCCGGGCTTGACGGACGAGGAGTACGAGCGCTACCGCGAGCTGCTGGAGCTGAAGTGCCACCTGGAGAACGGCAACGAGCCCGGCTTGGTGAGCGCGGCGCTGGACGTCAACCGCAACGAGGTGGCGCtcctggaggaggagctgcggcacCTGGAGTTCAAGTGCCGGAACATCCTGCGGGCGCAGAAGATGCAGCAGCTGCGGGAGCGCTGCATGAAGgcctggctgctggaggaggaaggCCTGTACGCCTTGGAAGGGGAGCCGAAGAAGCACGAGCTGTCGGACATCACGGAGCTGCCGGAGCGCTCGGACAAAGACAGCACCAGTGCCTACAACACCGGCGAGAGCTGCCGCAGCACCCCCTTGCTGGAGAGCCCCTTGCGCCGCCTGGCCGAGCCGCCCAACCTTAACCGGACTGCCCCGCCGTCCCCGCCGCAGCCCAAGTTCCGGCGGGAGGAGCGGGTGCGGCGCAGCCCCAAAgcggggggcgaggggagcccctACCTGAGCCGGCGGCAGCGGGAAGAGCCGTCCCCGCCTCCCCCCATCAGCCCCATGAGCTTAGCCAGCATCTGCAAAGACTCTCTcggggggggcaagggggagccccgcatggagtggaaggtcaaGGTCCGCAGCGACGGCACCCGCTACGTGGCCAAGCGGCCCGTGCGGGACCGCCTGCTGAAGGCCCGGGCCATGAAGATCCGCGAGGAGCGCAGCGGGATGACGACCGACGACGACGCCGTCAGCGAGATGAAGATGGGCCGCTACTGGAGCAAGGAGGAGCGCAAGCAGCACCTGATCCGGGCCCGCGAGCAGCGGAAGCGCCGGGAGTTCATGATGCAGAGCCGCCTGGAGTGCCTGCGGGAGCGGGAGGGCGGGGACGCCCGGGGCGTCTCCGGGGAGGTCAACATCTTGGCCCTGAGCCACCGCAAGACCATGAAGAAGCGGAGCCGGCGGATCCTGGACAACTGGATCACCATCCAGGAGATGCTGGCCCACGGCACCCGCTCCGCGGACGGCCGCCGGGTTTACAACCCGCTCCTGTCGGTCACCACCGTTTGA